A single window of Vigna radiata var. radiata cultivar VC1973A chromosome 4, Vradiata_ver6, whole genome shotgun sequence DNA harbors:
- the LOC106759466 gene encoding TORTIFOLIA1-like protein 3, translated as MAHATKQTQNTKQRVLTCLTKLSDRDTQAAGATELESIARSLDPHSVPVFLSCIHSTDASDKTPVRKQCVHIVATLSHAHGDALSPFLSRILTNLVRRLRDPDSSVRAACADSVGALSARVTRQPFSSFLKPLAEALFTEQDPNSQAAAALCLASAVDGAPDPDPARLARLLPRFEKLLKSKVFRAKPALLALVGSVVEAGGASSRSALRNLVPCLVEALGSVDWATRKGAAEALRRLAVAERDLLSEFKGGCFRALEDRRFDKVKLVREVVNQMLEAWKQIPDVSDEFSPPPHSQSSAKENASDGRYPPVSQNSCSPGSVMSKLRKKSSPISKSTPQDRSLARNAKRLSALSGDRMNSGVLQKLNHNHWDVRIAVSNLPDRGECQPRDENVLESSKKDKSRFFKSETKRALFEKNSDDKMHKFGGSKAGSRVVPCSEENQDSDPACNVAKDLPRNDKESEELSLIRAQLVQIEKQQSSLFDLLQKFIGSSENGMRSLETRVHGLELALDDISYDLAVTSGRITKSDAPKNTCCLLPGAEFLSSKFWKKTQIRYSFNRFSRTGSTPLLASSYYRANRDTESSTASHRLRVRGDGSFITNPLAEIKINSREISGSARSELA; from the exons ATGGCTCACGCCACAAAGCAAACGCAGAACACAAAGCAGAGGGTCCTCACGTGCTTGACGAAGCTATCGGACCGCGATACACAGGCTGCAGGAGCCACCGAACTTGAGTCCATTGCTCGTAGCCTGGACCCGCACTCTGTTCCCGTGTTCCTCTCCTGCATTCACTCCACCGACGCCTCCGACAAAACCCCTGTCCGCAAACAATGTGTGCACATCGTGGCAACGCTCTCCCACGCGCATGGCGACGCGCTCTCGCCTTTCCTCTCCAGAATCCTAACCAACCTCGTGCGCCGCCTCCGCGACCCCGACTCCTCCGTGCGGGCCGCCTGCGCCGACTCCGTCGGCGCGCTGTCGGCGCGTGTCACTCGGCAGCCGTTCTCCTCCTTCCTGAAGCCGCTGGCGGAGGCGCTCTTCACAGAGCAGGACCCCAACTCGCAGGCAGCCGCGGCGCTCTGTCTCGCCTCCGCCGTCGACGGAGCTCCGGATCCGGACCCCGCCAGGCTTGCCAGGCTGCTCCCGAGGTTTGAGAAGCTCCTCAAGAGTAAGGTGTTCAGGGCCAAGCCCGCTCTGCTGGCGCTCGTCGGAAGTGTCGTGGAGGCGGGCGGGGCATCGAGTCGCAGCGCGTTGAGGAATTTGGTTCCCTGCCTTGTGGAGGCGCTTGGCAGCGTGGACTGGGCCACGAGGAAGGGCGCGGCGGAGGCATTGAGGAGGCTTGCCGTCGCCGAGAGGGACCTCCTGTCGGAGTTCAAGGGTGGATGTTTCAGAGCGCTCGAGGATCGACGATTTGATAAG GTAAAGTTGGTTCGGGAAGTTGTGAATCAGATGTTGGAGGCGTGGAAGCAGATTCCTGATGTCTCGGATGAGTTCTCTCCACCTCCTCATTCTCAGTCTTCTGCTAAAG AGAATGCAAGTGATGGGCGCTATCCTCCTGTTTCTCAAAATTCATGTAGTCCGGGTTCTGTTATGAGTAAATTGAGGAAGAAATCAAGCCCAATTAGCAAATCAACTCCACAGGATAGATCTCTTGCCAGAAATGCTAAAAGGTTGAGTGCCTTAAGTGGTGACCGGATGAATTCAGGTGTTTTGCAGAAACTGAACCATAACCATTGGGATGTTAGAATTGCTGTGTCAAATCTTCCTGATCGTGGTGAATGTCAGCCGAGGGATGAAAATGTATTGGAAAGCAGCAAAAAGGATAAAAGCAGATTTTTCAAGTCAGAAACAAAACGGGCTCTATTTGAGAAAAATTCTGATGACAAGATGCATAAATTTGGTGGGTCTAAAGCTGGATCTCGCGTGGTTCCTTGTTCAGAAGAGAATCAAGACTCAGATCCTGCCTGTAATGTAGCGAAGGATCTTCCTAGGAATGACAAAGAGAGTGAGGAGTTATCTCTGATTCGTGCCCAGTTAGTTCAAATTGAGAAGCAGCAGTCAAGTCTGTTTGATCTTCTACAG AAATTCATTGGGAGCTCTGAAAATGGAATGCGTTCTCTAGAGACTCGTGTGCATGGCCTCGAGTTGGCATTGGATGATATATCTTATGATTTGGCTGTAACTAGTGGAAGGATAACTAAATCTGATGCTCCCAAGAATACATGCTGTCTGCTACCTGGTGCCGAATTTTTAAGCTCCAAATTCTGGAAGAAAACACAGATCAGGTATTCATTCAACCGTTTCTCTAGAACTGGTAGCACTCCATTACTAGCTTCCAGTTATTACAGAGCTAATAGGGACACCGAATCGAGTACGGCAAGCCACAGGTTGAGGGTCCGTGGTGATGGAAGCTTCATCACAAATCCCCTGGcagagattaaaattaattcaaggGAAATTTCGGGCTCTGCAAGATCAGAGCTAGCTTGA